The Takifugu rubripes chromosome 7, fTakRub1.2, whole genome shotgun sequence genome has a segment encoding these proteins:
- the tubb5 gene encoding tubulin beta-5 chain has protein sequence MREIVHIQAGQCGNQIGAKFWEVISDEHGIDPTGTYHGDSDLQLDRISVYYNEATGGKYVPRAILVDLEPGTMDSVRSGPFGQIFRPDNFVFGQSGAGNNWAKGHYTEGAELVDSVLDVVRKESESCDCLQGFQLTHSLGGGTGSGMGTLLISKIREEYPDRIMNTFSVVPSPKVSDTVVEPYNATLSVHQLVENTDETYCIDNEALYDICFRTLKLTTPTYGDLNHLVSATMSGVTTCLRFPGQLNADLRKLAVNMVPFPRLHFFMPGFAPLTSRGSQQYRALTVPELTQQVFDAKNMMAACDPRHGRYLTVAAVFRGRMSMKEVDEQMLNVQNKNSSYFVEWIPNNVKTAVCDIPPRGLKMAVTFIGNSTAIQELFKRISEQFTAMFRRKAFLHWYTGEGMDEMEFTEAESNMNDLVSEYQQYQDATAEEEGEFEEEAEDEA, from the exons ATGAGGGAAATTGTCCACATTCAAGCCGGCCAGTGCGGTAACCAGATCGGCGCTAAG TTCTGGGAAGTGATCAGCGATGAGCACGGCATCGACCCAACAGGGACCTACCATGGCGACagtgacctgcagctggacaggatCAGCGTCTACTACAACGAGGCCACCG GAGGTAAATATGTACCTCGGGCCATTCTGGTTGATTTGGAACCTGGCACCATGGACTCTGTGAGGTCTGGACCTTTTGGGCAGATCTTCAGACCCGACAATTTTGTATTTG GTCAGAGCGGTGCCGGAAATAACTGGGCCAAGGGTCACTACACAGAGGGAGCCGAGTTGGTGGACTCAGTCCTGGATGTGGTCCGTAAAGAGTCCGAGAGCTGTGACTGCCTGCAGGGCTTCCAGCTCACCCATTCACTTGGTGGTGGAACCGGGTCTGGTATGGGCACCCTGCTTATTAGCAAGATCCGCGAGGAGTACCCCGACCGTATCATGAACACTTTCAGTGTGGTGCCCTCCCCCAAG gttTCAGACACAGTAGTTGAACCTTACAACGCCACACTGTCCGTCCACCAGCTTGTAGAGAACACAGACGAAACATACTGCATTGATAACGAGGCGCTGTACGACATCTGCTTCCGCACCCTGAAACTGACCACGCCCACATACGGAGACCTTAACCACCTGGTGTCCGCCACTATGAGCGGGGTCACCACTTGTCTGCGCTTCCCCGGTCAGCTCAATGCTGATCTTCGCAAACTGGCCGTCAACATGGTGCCTTTCCCTCGTTTGCATTTCTTCATGCCTGGCTTTGCTCCCCTGACCAGCAGAGGCAGCCAGCAGTATCGTGCCCTCACGGTGCCAGAGCTCACCCAGCAGGTGTTTGATGCCAAAAATATGATGGCTGCTTGTGACCCACGCCACGGCCGCTACCTTACAGTCGCCGCCGTGTTCCGTGGCCGCATGTCCATGAAGGAAGTCGATGAGCAGATGCTCAACGtccagaacaaaaacagcagctacTTTGTGGAATGGATCCCCAACAATGTCAAGACCGCCGTCTGTGACATTCCACCTCGTGGCCTCAAAATGGCCGTCACATTCATTGGCAATAGCACAGCCATCCAGGAGCTGTTCAAGCGCATCTCTGAGCAGTTCACAGCCATGTTCCGTCGTAAGGCCTTCTTGCACTGGTACACAGGTGAAGGTATGGATGAGATGGAGTTCACTGAGGCAGAGAGCAACATGAATGACCTGGTGTCTGAGTACCAGCAGTACCAGGACGCCACtgctgaagaggagggtgaatttgaagaggaggctgaagatGAGGCTTAG
- the mdc1 gene encoding mediator of DNA damage checkpoint protein 1 gives MDATQMINDSVLESDEEENEANQPSKGRPVAKLLILKNDHMPETELPLFLGENVLGRDGNTCTVPLPSPSISKQHATVSISLYRSRGESDLEALVWDLGSLNGTRKGRLKLTPNVRYALVAQDSLVLADIPCQFVSCSADTVSAQHNFQTPVSRSSLADASNEKGSGTDVGGEKSERVSDAKVSSPVLKDTKNTPMRTICLSFEQTPTQPEGTLVPESESDEEREGRANRRQKTLDSDSDLNKSSPTCSNFLTPTNKTVPESEDESPITPPFSTKNRPHRHVGFNKGETNINMGRQQLKEKPASEKEEEHFSMDSGPRMQENQETNAQLKYDNLPVAAPSVTTDAFQMDSDTDLEGEEDGVATLTTNQIVDGTSDKAQFCMESDTDVEEDAHASRKVPGPASLPENNTKPLPETPVFRPVDSDTDVDDDDTLGAASKAKPTSVQSRTTADSTPTTHLKQFHSDSDAESEEDDMKRVPSNSSFKISETPAKLAKGVSAVPPCPGSETHDDALPAIRKSGAAESWNAADTRADLDILSDSDTDAEHDSPLVKQTFVGTNMSLTRCPVSEAIQSDSDADTDVEESTTAPVLGRVTTASLQEGGEKDVEVEVNVAAPGEGHVPRLVREETPGLLNPSYQHCSTPVQLPENQVEDMETQAFLSPTSVRYTGAPALRTQALDLDSDSQEEENIVVAETQSFVLQTRACRGSRSEGHIREATQTSALESADDEMSKQSCREESFQLGLSESSHIQDPAAAADMESTQAFVSVEATQLYAATSSTSASELHAAPADGDQGEEPATGSAVPEREGWENLALEATQAYLSDPYHDSEEETDDEETQPFHGPASATLAMAETQPMCAFEEEDIKHPVSTAVQVKVRAKNETEERAEHSEAAVAQGRPLKVDLSLAETQPMCTSDDRESDDEDSFPGLRKGKTKQLQIEDEQTQPLTSSEQSAVETQPLQTVDQDLAAGGSEAFHQDNPVAAPRREVLQFKEEKPAALISSDLSTAETQLMTTGDDEESDEADAVLALPRRKAKPLQHQEDETQPAVCEPSVFQSRPLISGENHDGVGSLPGTEMTKVKPSQILEERIQLLTNSTSSTHETGVLETKADAEAGTSGSKVNGRRGTRANLRKVSTQCDEPSRRPTRGIKDSSAAARRGTSKSGEEKDEELEDKEEEHNSEAEGIQSRNDVDVLNKTEQNISQIQKQQEPSLGEQRGGTEPRQHENMEKERKETEENKRTETEPSNRLEWERAEKEQTVSTKKKDREDKERLEHDKAEREEKERLEKEKNVLMANRQTEQEKEMLESERRKRDENLGREDQQRSARQDSEAKGADRIEASEKEQLTEEKTVEKQEQKEENKAKVSARGRRAAQRTAVCKTEPVTDTCVSTNDDVPARRTRSRSNSSNSVSSERSALSINLQEGGRRGARRTSEPPRVVASRSSTRRKTVAARPTQGDRNDDTGITGAQGQARGSRQRTRGGKAEAVSPAVSQSDPKTVTRGRKNTKAQSSNDAEKAGSQQATTSRGQRRSSSNGSGPTEAKGSSNQGELIGNEETLQSKKNVRGRSHKPAKREAVVAPQSPAVSSPGETKELRKGRKRGSEANTDIDSDRSSKFMKGGEIEQTPGEAEEAPKQAQDETPAPAKRRSRASVAQTKKALDPSGPGLKETNERIAEEPVEKRGRGRLAVGQKQKREEQEGAEVPVEQRARVLEAEVQTPASSGSRKRQAPVDASPFRKTPRASSLSPAAHVRSRAVGHAYKVLFTGVVDEAGEQVLARLGGSVAKGVADMNCLVTDKLRRTVKLLCAVAKGIPVVTTLWLEKSGKTGSFLSPSSFIVKDLEQEKKFNFCLQESLKVASSQPLLQGYEIHVTKSVKPEPVQMRDILTCSGATFLPKMPSSHKAQTVVISCEEDWHLCARAASASVPVVTAEFILAGILQQKLDFQSHALSPPAGRLQPVGRARQRT, from the exons ATGGATGCAACTCAGATGATAAATGACTCTGTGCTGGagtcagatgaggaagaaaatgAAGCTAATCAACCCAGCAAGGGTAGACCGGTCGCTAAActactcattttaaaaaatgatcacatgcctgagacag AATTACCACTCTTTTTGGGAGAAAATGTTTTGGGCCGGGATGGTAACACTTGCACTGTGCCCTTGCCATCTCCCTCCATTTCCAAGCAGCATGCAACCGTCTCAATCTCCTTGTATCGATCTAGAGGAGAATCAGATCTGGAGGCTTTGGTTTGGGATCTCGGGAGCCTGAATGGGACCCGCAAAGGTCGCCTTAAGTTGACTCCAAATGTACGCTATGCCCTCGTTGCCCAGGACAGTTTGGTTTTGGCAGATATCCCGTGTCAGTTTGTCAGTTGTTCTGCAGACACAGTCTCTGCTCAGCATAACTTCCAGACACCTGTGAGTCGAAGCTCCCTGGCAGATGCCTCCAATGAAAAGGGAAGTGGCACCGATGTTGGTGGTGAGAAATCTGAAAGAGTTTCAGATGCAAAGGTCTCATCACCAGTTCTCAAAGACACAAAGAATACCCCCATGCGGACCATTTGCCTGTCCTTTGAGCAAACTCCAACTCAGCCAGAGGGCACCCTGGTCCCAGAATCTGAAtcagatgaagagagagagggtcGAGCCAATCGGAGGCAGAAGACTTTAG ATTCTGATTCCGACCTCAATAAATCTAGTCCTACCTGTTCAAACTTCCTGACTCCCACAAACAAAACTGTCCCTGAAAG TGAGGATGAAAGTCCTATTACACCACCCTTCTCCACTAAAAATAGGCCTCACAGACATGTCGGATTCAACAAAGGAGAGACAAATATAAATATGGGCCgacagcagctgaaggaaaaacCGGCATCcgaaaaagaggaagaacatTTTTCCATGGATAGTGGCCCTCGTATGCAAGAGAATCAGGAAACCAATGCCCAGCTCAAATACGATAACCTGCCTGTTGCTGCACCATCAGTCACCACAGACGCATTTCAAATGGACAGTGACACTGAtttggagggagaggaggacgggGTGGCGACCTTGACTACAAACCAAATTGTTGATGGCACATCAGACAAAGCCCAGTTTTGCATGGAGAGTGATACGGATGTTGAGGAGGACGCTCACGCCTCGCGCAAAGTTCCCGGACCTGCGTCTCTgcctgaaaacaacacaaaacctTTACCTGAAACTCCAGTCTTTCGGCCTGTGGACAGTGATACGGACGTGGATGATGACGACACATTGGGCGCTGCGTCAAAAGCTAAACCCACTTCAGTCCAGAGCAGAACCACTGCTGACTCCACTCCAACAACACACCTGAAACAGTTCCATTCTGACAGTGACGCAGAGAGCGAGGAGGACGACATGAAACGAGTGCCAAGTAATTCATCCTTTAAAATAAGCGAGACACCCGCTAAATTAGCCAAAGGTGTTTCTGCTGTGCCGCCCTGCCCAGGCAGTGAGACGCATGATGACGCCCTTCCTGCCATCAGGAAATCTGGTGCCGCGGAATCGTGGAATGCTGCAGACACACGTGCTGATTTGGATATTCTGTCTGACAGCGACACGGATGCGGAACATGATTCTCCTCtggtaaaacaaacatttgttgGCACAAATATGTCACTCACACGCTGTCCTGTGTCAGAAGCCATCCAGTCAGATTCTGACGCAGACACAGATGTGGAAGAATCCACCACAGCCCCCGTTTTGGGGAGGGTAACTACAGCCAGccttcaggaaggaggagaaaaggatgtGGAAGTTGAGGTCAATGTTGCGGCGCCTGGAGAAGGTCACGTCCCGCGCCTCGTCAGGGAGGAGACTCCTGGACTCTTGAATCCTTCCTACCAGCACTGCTCTACTCCTGTCCAGTTGCCAG AAAATCAAGTGGAGGATATGGAGACCCAGGCCTTCCTGAGCCCCACCTCAGTGAGAT ATACGGGAGCTCCTGCTCTGAGGACTCAAGCATTAGATTTGGACtcagacagtcaggaggaggagaacatcgTTGTGGCCGAGACACAGTCTTTTGTTCTGCAGACCCGAGCCTGTCGGGGCAGTCGCTCGGAGGGCCACATCAGAGAAGCCACGCAGACATCCGCCCTCGAGTCTGCTGATGATGAAATGAGCAAACAGTCCTGCAGAGAAGAGTCTTTTCAGCTGGGATTGTCTGAGAGCAGCCACATTCAggatccagctgcagctgcagacatgGAAAGCACCCAGGCATTTGTCTCTGTAGAGGCCACCCAACTATATGCAGCCACCTCATCGACGAGTGCTTCAGAACTCCATGCTGCACCAGCTGATGGCGatcagggggaggagccagcCACAGGCTCAGCTGTACCTGAAAGGGAAGGTTGGGAAAATTTGGCCTTAGAAGCAACACAGGCTTACCTTTCAGACCCATATCATGATTCAGAAGAGGAAACGGATGATGAGGAGACTCAGCCCTTTCATGGTCCAGCCTCTGCTACCCTCGCCATGGCTGAAACTCAACCAATGTGTGCttttgaggaggaggacataAAGCATCCTGTTTCCACTGCAGTGCAAGTTAAGGTCAGAGCAAAGAATGAAACAGAAGAGAGGGCAGAGCACAGTGAGGCGGCCGTAGCTCAGGGGAGGCCCCTCAAGGTGGATCTGTCTCTAGCCGAAACTCAGCCCATGTGCACCAGCGATGACAGGGAAAGTGATGATGAGGATTCGTTTCCAGGTCTACgaaaagggaaaacaaaacagctgcagATTGAAGATGAGCAGACGCAGCCCCTCACAAGTTCAGAGCAATCCGCTGTTGAAACGCAGCCGCTGCAGACTGTTGACCAGGACCTGGCTGCAGGGGGAAGCGAGGCCTTTCATCAAGACAATCCAGTTGCAGCTCCACGCAGAGAAGTGCTGCAATTTAAAGAGGAAAAGCCAGCAGCTCTAATTAGCTCTGATCTGTCCACTGCTGAAACGCAGCTCATGACCACAGGTGACGATGAAGAAAGTGACGAAGCTGACGCGGTTTTAGCTCTTCCAAGAAGGAAAGCAAAACCTCTGCAGCACCAAGAAGATGAGACACAGCCGGCTGTTTGTGAGCCTTCGGTTTTCCAAAGCCGGCCACTGATTTCAGGAGAAAACCACGATGGCGTTGGTTCACTTCCTGGTACAGAAATGACAAAAGTAAAGCCTTCACAAATCTTAGAAGAGAGGATACAGCTGCTCACAAATTCGACGTCCTCCACACACGAAACTGGCGTGTTGGAAACCAAAGCTGACGCTGAGGCTGGAACCAGTGGAAGCAAAGTTAATGGTAGAAGAGGAACGAGGGCAAATTTGAGAAAGGTGTCAACACAGTGCGATGAACCTTCCAGGAGACCGACAAGAGGGATAAAAGAttcttcagctgcagcccgTAGAGGAACATCAAAGTCTGGCGAAGAAAaggatgaggagctggaggataAGGAAGAGGAGCATAACAGCGAAGCTGAGGGAATTCAATCCAGAAATGATGTGGACGTTTTGAACAAGACTGAACAGAACATTAGTCAAATCCAGAAACAACAAGAACCGAGTCtgggagagcagagaggtggCACTGAGCCAAGACAACACGAAAACatggagaaggaaaggaaggaaacagaagaaaacaaaagaactgAGACTGAACCTTCAAACAGGCTTGAATGGgagagagcagaaaaagagcaaacagtttcaacaaagaaaaaagacagggaagacaaagagagattAGAGCACGACAAGGcagaaagggaggagaaggagagattggaaaaagagaagaatgtTCTGATGGCCaacagacaaacagaacaagaaaaagaaatgttggAGAGTGAAAGGAGGAAACGTGATGAGAACCTTGGGAGGGAAGATCAACAACGCAGTGCAAGACAGGACAGTGAAGCAAAGGGGGCAGACAGAATAGAAGCCTCTGAGAAAGAACAGCTAACGGAGGAAAAGACAGTAGAAAAAcaagagcagaaggaagaaaacAAGGCCAAAGTGTCTGCAAGAGGACGAAGAGCAGCCCAGAGAACCGCCGTGTGTAAAACAGAGCCAGTAACAGACACGTGTGTCTCCACTAATGACGACGTCCCAGCGAGGAGAACAAGATCTCGCTCCAACTCCTCCAACTCGGTCAGCTCAGAGAGGTCCGCTTTGAGCATTAACCTGCAGGAGGGCGGACGGAGAGGAGCAAGGAGGACCAGTGAGCCGCCCCGCGTGGTTGCTTCCAgaagcagcaccaggaggaagaCGGTGGCTGCACGTCCAACACAAGGGGACCGTAACGATGATACTGGCATAACGGGGGCCCAGGGCCAAGCACGAGGAAGCAGGCAGCGCacgagaggaggaaaagctgaGGCAGTTTCTCCTGCGGTCAGTCAGAGTGACCCCAAAACTGtaaccagaggcaggaagaaCACTAAAGCCCAGTCCTCCAACGATGCCGAGAAGGCAGGTTCTCAGCAGGCTACTACCTCTAGGGGGCAGCGTCGATCTAGTTCAAATGGCTCTGGACCCACAGAAGCTAAAGGCTCCTCGAATCAAGGCGAGCTCATTGGCAATGAGGAAACGCTTCAGTCTAAAAAGAATGTAAGGGGCAGAAGCCATAAACCAGCAAAAAGGGAGGCAGTGGTGGCCCCACAATCCCCTGCTGTCAGTAGTCCAGGTGAGACAAAAGAGCttagaaaaggaagaaaaagagggtCTGAAGCAAATACTGACATTGACTCGGACAGAAGTTCCAAATTCatgaaagggggggaaatagaacagacaccaggagaagctgaagaagcaccTAAACAAGCACAAGATGAGACTCCTGCACCAGCTAAGAGAAGAAGTAGAGCGTCCGTCGCTCAGACGAAGAAAGCTCTCGATCCGTCTGGACCTGGGCTGAAGGAAACTAATGAAAGAATAGCCGAGGAGCCCGTGGAGAAGAGAGGCCGAGGTCGACTGGCAGTGGgccagaaacagaaaagagaggagcaggaaggtgCCGAAGTGCCTGTCgagcagcgtgcacgtgtgctggaAGCAGAG GTCCAAACCCCAGCCAGCAGTGGGTCCAGGAAGCGCCAGGCTCCTGTGGATGCTTCGCCCTTCAGGAAGACCCCTCGCGCCTCCTCCCTGTCCCCAGCAGCTCACGTTCGCTCGCGTGCCGTCGGCCACGCGTACAAG GTGCTGTTCACAGGTGTGGTGGACGAAGCAGGGGAGCAAGTGTTGGCCCGTTTGGGAGGCAGCGTGGCCAAAGGCGTGGCCGACATGAACTGTCTGGTGACCGATAAGCTGCGCCGGACCGTGAAGCTCCTGTGTGCCGTGGCCAAAGGAATCCCTGTTGTTACCACGCTGTGGCTGGAAAAG AGTGGGAAGACTGGGAGCTTCCTGTCTCCCAGTTCCTTCATTGTGAAGgatctggagcaggagaagaaattCAATTTCTGCTTGCAGGAGTCTCTCAAGGTTGCCAGCAGCCAGCCGCTCTTACAG GGGTACGAAATTCATGTTACCAAGTCGGTGAAGCCTGAGCCAGTTCAGATGAGAGACATACTCACATGCAGCGGCGCTACCTTCCTCCCCAAGATGCCCAGTTCTCACAAG GCTCAAACTGTAGTGATTTCATGTGAAGAGGACTGGCACTTATGTGCTCGCGCCGCGTCGGCGTCAGTCCCCGTGGTCACCGCCGAGTTCATCCTCGCCGGGatcctgcagcagaaactggaCTTTCAGAGCCACGCGCTCTCCCCCCCTGCAGGCCGCCTGCAGCCTGTAGGCAGAGCGAGGCAACGGACGTGA
- the LOC101077178 gene encoding uncharacterized protein isoform X2: MATGSAIVVLFIATALSAPVPDESVTLFYGEDFHITLPSLQLEVTFQNMSAPRLGEVTLMRGGVVLSSRARVNAYQSHLVIDAVTEGDEGIYTIKNPDKTKDVRRKKLVVRDCSNEQNIKYGGDFRIMLTGVNSPITLEYRPIAVEANQTFKPALVLLTSTNMSREGYQGRISVSGGHVTLRAVTGADEGSYTVRDADGKIQIKLCLNVREHQNFVKLPNGEKLKIDLILNSSLIRLYYSPDRDPSPRLLLDKGALTSAPAELGFEDRLSMEDSLMVLDQVRAADAGQFKITDILGFTVSSIHLEIQPYKLETLYVTIIALLGLLVFLLLVCLLSCLIKVKKRAKRAAALEKIAQNAGKENEGEAFRQVVKNITKLSEHSQAENTEKSQSTEVDIKTAADFSERCC; this comes from the exons ATGGCAACAGGCAGCGCGATCGTCGTCCTTTTCATCGCCACCG ctctttctgccCCTGTGCCAG ATGAGTCCGTCACCTTGTTCTACGGGGAGGATTTTCACATCACCCTGCCCTCCCTCCAGCTGGAGGTCACATTCCAGAACATGTCCGCCCCGAGGTTGGGGGAAGTGACTCTGATGCGGGGCGGGGTTGTGCTCAGCAGCCGGGCCCGGGTCAACGCCTACCagagccacctggttatcgatGCGGTGACGGAGGGAGACGAGGGCATTTACACCATTAAAAATCCAGATAAGACCAAAGACGTCAGGCGCAAGAAGCTTGTGGTCAGAG ACTGCTCCAACGAGCAAAACATTAAATACGGGGGGGACTTCCGTATTATGCTGACGGGGGTGAACTCTCCTATCACCCTGGAGTACAGGCCCATTGCTGTGGAGGCCAACCAGACATTTAA GCCTGCTCTGGTGCTGCTAACCAGCACAAACATGTCCAGGGAGGGCTACCAGGGTCGAATCAGTGTCAGCGGAGGCCATGTCACCCTCAGAGCCGTCACAGGCGCCGACGAGGGCAGCTACACTGTCAGGGACGCGGACGGCAAAATCCAAATCAAATTGTGTCTCAACGTCAGAG AGCACCAGAACTTTGTGAAACTGCCAAATGGGGAAAAATTGAAGATCGATCTGATACTCAACAGCTCCCTGATCCGCCTGTACTACAGCCCGGACAGAGACCCCTCGCCCCGTCTGCTGCTGGACAAGGGAGCACTGACAAGT gCCCCAGCTGAGCTTGGCTTTGAGGACCGTCTCTCTATGGAGGATTCACTGATGGTTTTGGATCAAGTCAGGGCTGCTGATGCAGGCCAGTTTAAAATTACCGACATACTGGGTTTCACTGTCTCCAGCATCCACCTGGAAATACAGC CGTACAAGCTGGAGACGCTGTACGTGACCATCATCGCCTTGTTGGGCCTGCTGGttttcctcctgctggtgtgtCTGCTGTCCTGCCTGATCAAAGTGAAGAAGAGGGCCAAGAGGGCCGCAGCTCTGGAGAAGATCGCTCAAAATGCCGGAAAGGAGAACGAGGGCGAGGCCTTCAGACAG GTGGTCAAGAACATCACCAAGCTCAGCGAGCACTCCCAAGCCGAAAACACAGAGAAGTCCCAGAGCACCGAGGTGGATATTAAA ACAGCCGCAGATTTTTCAGAACGCTGCTGCTAG
- the LOC101077178 gene encoding uncharacterized protein isoform X1 encodes MATGSAIVVLFIATALSAPVPDESVTLFYGEDFHITLPSLQLEVTFQNMSAPRLGEVTLMRGGVVLSSRARVNAYQSHLVIDAVTEGDEGIYTIKNPDKTKDVRRKKLVVRDCSNEQNIKYGGDFRIMLTGVNSPITLEYRPIAVEANQTFKPALVLLTSTNMSREGYQGRISVSGGHVTLRAVTGADEGSYTVRDADGKIQIKLCLNVREHQNFVKLPNGEKLKIDLILNSSLIRLYYSPDRDPSPRLLLDKGALTSAPAELGFEDRLSMEDSLMVLDQVRAADAGQFKITDILGFTVSSIHLEIQPYKLETLYVTIIALLGLLVFLLLVCLLSCLIKVKKRAKRAAALEKIAQNAGKENEGEAFRQVVKNITKLSEHSQAENTEKSQSTEVDIKGLEVSSKEVGVNNLETSDSGVGFNTALPLDTDTDAPDPISESAAVTISVAPETKSGPPSASASMPSAPPSTEIKLTPEKTRDQPEEAHLDVSKPADDKLSPVPSPEPKAAPSPADPKAAPSPSPEPLKAAPVPTAPTPESTLTPPPESPKPSTPEPITNGTPESGLDSKRSPDHLDTTGSPALKSAPPKTPELELKVSGTGVEASKDGALAEESSATT; translated from the exons ATGGCAACAGGCAGCGCGATCGTCGTCCTTTTCATCGCCACCG ctctttctgccCCTGTGCCAG ATGAGTCCGTCACCTTGTTCTACGGGGAGGATTTTCACATCACCCTGCCCTCCCTCCAGCTGGAGGTCACATTCCAGAACATGTCCGCCCCGAGGTTGGGGGAAGTGACTCTGATGCGGGGCGGGGTTGTGCTCAGCAGCCGGGCCCGGGTCAACGCCTACCagagccacctggttatcgatGCGGTGACGGAGGGAGACGAGGGCATTTACACCATTAAAAATCCAGATAAGACCAAAGACGTCAGGCGCAAGAAGCTTGTGGTCAGAG ACTGCTCCAACGAGCAAAACATTAAATACGGGGGGGACTTCCGTATTATGCTGACGGGGGTGAACTCTCCTATCACCCTGGAGTACAGGCCCATTGCTGTGGAGGCCAACCAGACATTTAA GCCTGCTCTGGTGCTGCTAACCAGCACAAACATGTCCAGGGAGGGCTACCAGGGTCGAATCAGTGTCAGCGGAGGCCATGTCACCCTCAGAGCCGTCACAGGCGCCGACGAGGGCAGCTACACTGTCAGGGACGCGGACGGCAAAATCCAAATCAAATTGTGTCTCAACGTCAGAG AGCACCAGAACTTTGTGAAACTGCCAAATGGGGAAAAATTGAAGATCGATCTGATACTCAACAGCTCCCTGATCCGCCTGTACTACAGCCCGGACAGAGACCCCTCGCCCCGTCTGCTGCTGGACAAGGGAGCACTGACAAGT gCCCCAGCTGAGCTTGGCTTTGAGGACCGTCTCTCTATGGAGGATTCACTGATGGTTTTGGATCAAGTCAGGGCTGCTGATGCAGGCCAGTTTAAAATTACCGACATACTGGGTTTCACTGTCTCCAGCATCCACCTGGAAATACAGC CGTACAAGCTGGAGACGCTGTACGTGACCATCATCGCCTTGTTGGGCCTGCTGGttttcctcctgctggtgtgtCTGCTGTCCTGCCTGATCAAAGTGAAGAAGAGGGCCAAGAGGGCCGCAGCTCTGGAGAAGATCGCTCAAAATGCCGGAAAGGAGAACGAGGGCGAGGCCTTCAGACAG GTGGTCAAGAACATCACCAAGCTCAGCGAGCACTCCCAAGCCGAAAACACAGAGAAGTCCCAGAGCACCGAGGTGGATATTAAA GGTCTGGAGGTTTCTTCTAAGGAGGTTGGGGTCAATAATCTGGAGACCAGCGACTCTGGTGTTGGGTTTAACACTGCCCTCCCCCTGGACACTGACACTGATGCCCCTGATCCGATCTCTGAGTCTGCAGCGGTAACGATCTCTGTGGCCCCTGAAACCAAATCCGGCCCCCCGTCTGCCAGCGCGTCCATGCCCAGCGCTCCACCATCTACAGAGATCAAGCTCACACCTGAGAAAACCCGCGATCAGCCAGAGGAAGCACATTTGGATGTCTCTAAACCAGCGGATGATAAGCTCAGCCCTGTCCCGAGCCCCGAACCCAAAGCTGCCCCCagtccagctgatccaaaagcTGCACCCAGCCCGAGCCCTGAGCCACTAAAGGCTGCGCCTGTTCCCACTGCACCAACGCCCGAGAGCACCCTGACTCCACCGCCCGAGTCCCCCAAACCATCTACCCCAGAGCCGATCACCAACGGTACTCCTGAATCTGGCCTGGATAGCAAACGAAGCCCGGATCACCTCGACACCACTGGTAGTCCTGCCCTGAAATCAGCTCCCCCTAAAACTCCTGAGTTGGAGCTGAAAGTCAGCGGAACTGGAGTAGAGGCCTCCAAAGACGGCGCTCTGGCTGAGGAGTCATCCGCCACCACCTGA